The nucleotide sequence GGGTGCCCAGTTTCTTCGACTCGGCTTCCAGGGTCTTGAGCTGATCCTCGAAGATCAGCTTGGTCTCGTAGAGGAGGCGCCCGATCAGCGTCGACTTGCCGTCGTCGACCGAGCCGCAGGTGATGAAGCGCAGCAGCCCCTTGTCGTCCTGGGCCTTCAGGTATTCTTCGACGCTGTCCGCCGTGATCTCAGGCTGAGTCATGGGTTCGGAGTCGGCCATCAGAAGTAGCCCTCCTGCTTCTTGCGCTCCATGGAGCCGGAGCCTTCGTGGTCGATGACCCGGCCCTGACGTTCCGAGGTCTTGGCGGCCAGGGTCTCGGCGACGATCTCGGCGAGGCTGTCGGCCGGGCTTTCGACCGCGCCCGTCAAGGGATAACAGCCGAGGGTGCGGAAGCGGACCACCCGCATCTCCGGCTTCTCACCCGGCTGGAGCGGCATGCGCTCATCATCCACCATGATCAGCGCGCCGTCACGCTCGACCACGGGGCGCGCCTTGGCGAAATAGAGCGGCACGATGGGGATGTCTTCGCGGTAGATGTACTGCCAGATGTCCAACTCGGTCCAGTTGGACAGCGGGAAGACGCGCATGGTCTCCCCCTTGTTGATCCGCGTGTTGTAGAGGTTCCAGAGTTCCGGACGCTGGCGCTTGGGGTCCCAGCGGTGGCCGGGCGCGCGGAAGGAGAAGATCCGCTCCTTGGCGCGGGACTTC is from Limibacillus sp. and encodes:
- the cysD gene encoding sulfate adenylyltransferase subunit CysD yields the protein KSRAKERIFSFRAPGHRWDPKRQRPELWNLYNTRINKGETMRVFPLSNWTELDIWQYIYREDIPIVPLYFAKARPVVERDGALIMVDDERMPLQPGEKPEMRVVRFRTLGCYPLTGAVESPADSLAEIVAETLAAKTSERQGRVIDHEGSGSMERKKQEGYF